The proteins below come from a single Papaver somniferum cultivar HN1 chromosome 11, ASM357369v1, whole genome shotgun sequence genomic window:
- the LOC113324087 gene encoding uncharacterized protein LOC113324087, with translation MITRSKNGISKPQSFTAITAELMDTPTTFAEANKLPVWRTGMCEEIDALVQNGTWDYVPYRPGMNVVGCKWVFRVKKKADGTVERCKDRLVSKGYNQVEGIDYQDTFIPVVKPTTIGLMISVALFKGWSIRKVACQKCFSSWFFK, from the coding sequence ATGATTACTAGAAGCAAAAATGGTATTTCTAAACCTCAGTCTTTTACTGCTATAACTGCTGAATTAATGGATACTCCTACAACATTTGCTGAAGCCAATAAATTACCTGTTTGGAGAACTGGTATGTGTGAAGAAATTGATGCTCTAGTGCAAAATGGAACTTGGGACTATGTTCCATATAGACCAGGCATGAATGTAGTGGGGTGTAAATGGGTCTTTAGAGTCAAGAAAAAGGCTGATGGAACTGTTGAAAGATGCAAAGACAGATTAGTTTCTAAGGGCTACAACCAAGTTGAGGGCATTGATTATCAAGATACTTTCATCCCTGTTGTCAAGCCTACCACAATCGGACTTATGATTTCTGTTGCTCTGTTCAAAGGATGGTCTATAAGAAAAGTTGCATGTCAAAAATGCTTTTCTTCTTGGTTTTTTAAATGA
- the LOC113324088 gene encoding uncharacterized protein LOC113324088: MGSDFEPSDDLTGGAWYDKEGKLETELIEEAKSVCFQFTSRRKAATVEEITEAINNSEAFKVKFTGKQIEELVQGLILDKKIVESESTGKGVLAKNPMGELLKYMDKNLNKYGNNPVRLHI, from the coding sequence atgGGTTCTGACTTCGAACCCTCGGATGACCTCACGGGTGGTGCATGGTATGATAAGGAAGGGAAACTAGAGACAGAACTCATTGAGGAGGCAAAATCTGTGTGTTTCCAGTTTACCTCTAGAAGGAAGGCTGCCACAGTTGAGGAGATTACAGAAGCTATCAACAATTCGGAAGCATTTAAGGTGAAGTTTACTGGTAAGCAAATTGAAGAACTTGTTCAAGGTCTGATTTTGGACAAGAAGATTGTGGAGTCAGAAAGTACTGGTAAAGGGGTCTTGGCAAAAAATCCAATGGGTGAACTATTAAAATATATGGACAAAAATCTAAATAAATATGGTAATAATCCCGTACGATTACATATTTGA